The proteins below are encoded in one region of Hydrogenobacter sp.:
- the rpmJ gene encoding 50S ribosomal protein L36 — protein sequence MKVKPSVKPMCAKCKIIRRKGRVMVICENPKHKQRQGS from the coding sequence ATGAAGGTAAAACCATCGGTCAAACCTATGTGTGCCAAGTGTAAGATTATAAGAAGGAAAGGGAGAGTTATGGTCATATGTGAAAATCCCAAACACAAGCAAAGACAAGGTTCTTAA
- the infA gene encoding translation initiation factor IF-1, with amino-acid sequence MGKKKEDKQYKEKGIVLEGTVTEALPNAMFRVKLDTGHEVLAHVSGKMRVHFIRILPGDRVKVELSPYDLTRGRIVYRA; translated from the coding sequence ATGGGTAAGAAAAAGGAAGACAAACAGTACAAAGAAAAAGGTATAGTTCTTGAAGGCACAGTCACGGAAGCCTTACCCAATGCTATGTTCAGGGTGAAGTTAGACACAGGTCATGAGGTGCTTGCTCACGTTTCTGGAAAGATGCGTGTACATTTTATAAGGATCCTGCCGGGGGATAGGGTCAAAGTGGAGCTGTCACCTTACGACCTTACCAGAGGCAGGATAGTTTACAGAGCATGA
- the map gene encoding type I methionyl aminopeptidase, translating into MIAELYSIKEIEKIKRACDVVVEVLQTVAQYIKPGISTFEIDIIAREETKKRGARPAFLNYKPPFSKVPYPASICVSVNSAVVHGLPRKDHILKEGDLVSLDFGAIIDGYAGDSAITVPVGSISQKEELLLRATKEALEEAVKVCVPGNWVSDITGAIHRTAEKYGVYPVRGLGGHGIGRKVHQDPFIPNNLKDMEKKDVKLRQGMVVAIEPMFAIGTEETVLDGDGWTVHTADGSPSAHFEYTVAITKDGPIVLTEFTHG; encoded by the coding sequence ATGATTGCTGAACTTTATTCTATTAAAGAGATAGAGAAAATAAAGAGAGCTTGCGATGTAGTAGTGGAAGTATTACAAACGGTTGCCCAGTATATAAAGCCTGGCATCTCCACTTTTGAGATAGACATCATAGCCAGAGAAGAGACAAAAAAGCGGGGTGCACGCCCAGCATTCCTAAACTACAAACCTCCTTTCAGTAAAGTTCCTTATCCTGCATCTATATGCGTATCTGTAAATTCCGCTGTAGTTCACGGACTTCCAAGAAAGGATCACATTTTAAAAGAGGGAGACTTGGTAAGTTTGGATTTTGGTGCTATAATAGATGGATACGCAGGAGATTCTGCTATAACTGTGCCTGTTGGCAGTATAAGCCAAAAGGAGGAATTACTGTTAAGGGCTACTAAGGAAGCTTTAGAGGAGGCAGTAAAGGTGTGCGTTCCAGGAAATTGGGTAAGTGATATTACGGGCGCCATACACAGAACCGCAGAAAAGTATGGCGTTTATCCAGTTAGAGGTTTAGGAGGTCACGGCATAGGCAGGAAGGTGCATCAAGATCCTTTCATTCCCAACAACTTAAAAGATATGGAAAAGAAGGATGTAAAATTGAGGCAGGGCATGGTAGTGGCTATAGAACCTATGTTTGCTATAGGAACGGAGGAAACAGTTCTGGACGGTGATGGTTGGACAGTTCACACTGCAGATGGGAGTCCTTCCGCACACTTTGAGTACACAGTAGCGATAACAAAAGACGGACCTATAGTGCTTACGGAGTTTACGCATGGGTAA